A single region of the Silene latifolia isolate original U9 population chromosome 8, ASM4854445v1, whole genome shotgun sequence genome encodes:
- the LOC141595307 gene encoding uncharacterized protein LOC141595307 — translation MYNVPANGLVEGFNKTLCNLLRKVVAKSKRDWHERIGEALWAYRTTYKTPTQATPYALVYGVEAVLPLEMQISSLRIAIQEELTEDENDKLRLAELEALGEKRLEAQQKLQCYQASSKWDGPYMVQKVYTNGAYKIADEDGVLIGPINGKFLKRYYS, via the exons ATGTACAACGTTCCTGCAAATGGTTTGGTTGAAGGCTTCaataaaaccctttgcaacttgTTGAGAAAAGTAGTAGCAAAATCAAAGCGAGATTGGCATGAAAGAATTGGTGAGGCATTATGGGCCTATCGTACCACATACAAAACTCCTACTCAAGCAACCCCATATGCGTTAGTGTATGGAGTAGAGGCTGTGTTGCCGTTAGAAATGCAGATCTCATCCTTACGCATTGCTATTCAAGAGGAACTTACAGAAGATGAAAATGACAAGTTACGTTTAGCAGAGTTGGAGGCACTCGGTGAAAAAAGACTAGAGGCCCAACAGAAGCTCCAATGTTATCAAGCAAG CTCTAAGTGGGATGGCCCATATATGGTACAGAAGGTTTACACAAATGGCGCATACAAGATTGCAGATGAAGACGGTGTGCTCATAGGCCCAATAAATGGGAAATTTCTCAAACGTTACTACTCTTAA
- the LOC141595308 gene encoding uncharacterized protein LOC141595308: MQVPVCNRWAIPLLETIEDIDTTYMICVYTTDEDGWRQPIIDFLDHQKLPDDPMHKVEVRRRAPKFLHYKGTLYRRSFLGHWLRCLNKDEATEAMHEAHSGISGAHQSGPKLYDRVKRMGYYWPTMVQDCMDFAKKCQPCQFYANFIHQPPEPLHPTVSSWPFEAWGLDIVGPLTPKASNEHEYILTGTDYFSKWAEAITLREVKKENVVNFI; encoded by the coding sequence ATGCAAGTGCCAGTCTGCAATCGCTGGGCAATACCTTTGCTTGAAACAATAGAAGATATAGATACAACATATATGATTTGCGTCTACACGACTGATGAGGATGGCTGGCGCCAACCTATCATCGATTTCTTGGACCACCAAAAATTACCTGATGATCCCATGCACAAGGTAGAGGTACGTCGACGTGCTCCAAAATTTCTTCATTACAAAGGGACGCTCTACAGACGCTCCTTCTTAGGACACTGGTTGAGGTGTCTAAATAAAGATGAAGCTACTGAAGCAATGCACGAAGCTCACTCTGGCATTTCTGGCGCTCACCAATCTGGACCTAAACTTTATGATCGTGTAAAGAGAATGGGGTATTACTGGCCAACCATGGTTCAAGACTGCATGGACTTTGCGAAAAAGTGTCAACCCTGTCAGTTCTACGCAAACTTCATACATCAGCCACCGGAGCCATTACACCCGACTGTAtcttcatggccctttgaagcttggggacttgaCATTGTGGGACCTCTCACTCCGAAAGCCTCAAATGAACACGAGTATATTCTCACTGGTACTGACTATTTCTCAAAATGGGCAGAAGCCATCACATTACGGGAAGTCAAGAAGGAAAATGTTGTGAATTTCATCTGA